In a single window of the Raphanus sativus cultivar WK10039 chromosome 9, ASM80110v3, whole genome shotgun sequence genome:
- the LOC108827064 gene encoding putative pectinesterase 10: MKFLICLLALSFLNLMANSSRVSPHGLEHKQPKDFNIDIIKTVVVGQSGETDFKTVQAAIDSIPSGNNNWIKIHLKNGIYVEKIVIPIQKQKIIIQGNNPSEVIVQYNDAGQADSSGPIVVNAEYFVAINVTFKNSYNSRTSLVPHKEIKVAPSIVLMADKAWFYGCSFISVQDTLADFVGRHYFKNCYIEGAIDFIWGGGQSIYEKCVIYVKGVTKDESVKSGALMAGFITAQGRQSEQDTSGFVFKYCTIKGDGKAYLGRAYRDYSRVVFYATSMSNVIVPQGWDAWHYKGKEDKITFAEVNCTGEGANKQGRVEWDKNLSDRDIAPLVKTKTFISGDGWMTTLPSSLSSL, encoded by the exons atgaaatttcTTATTTGTCTTTTGGCTCTATCATTTTTGAATTTGATGGCTAATTCATCACGTGTCTCTCCTCATGGTTTAGAACACAAGCAACCAAAAGATTTCAACATTGATATTATAAAGACTGTGGTGGTTGGTCAAAGTGGTGAAACTGACTTCAAAACCGTCCAAGCAGCCATTGACTCCATTCCTTCTGGTAACAATAACTGGATTAAGATCCATCTTAAAAACGGAATCTACGT CGAAAAAATAGTGATTCCGATCCAGAAACAAAAGATAATAATTCAGGGAAACAACCCATCAGAAGTGATAGTTCAATATAATGATGCAGGACAAGCCGATTCGAGTGGTCCGATCGTCGTTAACGCCGAGTACTTCGTTGCGATCAATGTTACATTCAAG AATTCTTATAACAGTAGAACATCACTAGTACCGCATAAAGAGATAAAAGTAGCTCCATCAATTGTACTAATGGCGGATAAGGCGTGGTTCTATGGCTGCAGCTTCATCAGTGTCCAAGACACACTGGCTGACTTTGTCGGCCGTCACTACTTCAAGAACTGTTACATCGAAGGAGCCATTGATTTTATATGGGGAGGAGGCCAATCTATATACGAA AAGTGCGTGATATACGTTAAAGGAGTGACAAAAGATGAATCGGTGAAAAGCGGAGCATTGATGGCGGGATTCATAACCGCGCAAGGGAGGCAAAGCGAGCAAGACACAAGTGGATTTGTGTTCAAATACTGCACGATTAAAGGAGATGGTAAGGCGTACTTGGGAAGAGCTTACCGAGACTACTCTAGAGTTGTCTTTTATGCAACCAGCATGTCTAATGTTATTGTTCCTCAAGGATGGGACGCTTGGCATTATAAAGGCAAAGA GGATAAAATTACATTTGCGGAGGTAAACTGCACGGGAGAAGGAGCGAATAAGCAAGGAAGAGTTGAATGGGACAAGAATCTTTCTGATAGAGATATTGCTCctcttgtaaaaactaaaactttCATTTCTGGAGATGGTTGGATGACtactcttccttcttctctatCCTCTTTGTAG
- the LOC108825157 gene encoding indole glucosinolate O-methyltransferase 1-like, translating into MANQLQDSLTTSTKPSLNKEEGQLDEETVSLHAESLVNTLAFPMVLKAALELGVIETIASIDEGVWLSAYEIALRLPTKPTNPEAPVLLDRMLVLLASHSILKYRIVATEENGNSKRLYAAEPVCRFFLNGGDGSGSLAPLFMVNLSEVYFKTWTHLKDVILEGNDAFVSAHGMKLFEYIGSDERFSEKFNRAMSEASTLTMKKVLEVYRGFEDVHTLVDVGGGIGTVISLVISKYPHIKGINFDLASVVARAPLYPGVEHVSGDMFIEIPKGDAIFMKWILHDWNDEDCVKILKNCWRSLPEKGKVIIVDMITPLEPKANDFSSNVVLAKDMVMLTQLSGGKEKSLSQFETLASDSGFPRCEIQCF; encoded by the exons ATGGCAAACCAGCTTCAAGATTCCTTAACCACCTCCACTAAACCAAGTCTAAACAAAGAAGAAGGACAACTTGATGAAGAAACTGTGAGCTTGCACGCAGAGAGTCTTGTGAACACACTGGCCTTCCCCATGGTTCTCAAAGCGGCCTTGGAGCTTGGCGTCATCGAAACAATCGCATCCATAGATGAAGGTGTCTGGCTCTCGGCTTATGAGATTGCGCTCCGTCTCCCAACCAAACCCACTAACCCAGAGGCACCGGTTTTGTTGGACCGGATGCTTGTTTTACTAGCCAGTCACTCGATCTTGAAGTACCGTATTGTTGCAACCGAAGAAAACGGAAATTCCAAGAGGCTATATGCAGCCGAACCGGTTTGCAGATTTTTCTTGAACGGTGGAGACGGGTCGGGTTCTCTTGCGCCTCTCTTCATGGTCAACTTAAGCGAAGTCTATTTCAAGACTTG gACACATCTCAAAGATGTGATATTAGAAGGAAATGATGCATTCGTCTCTGCTCATGGCATGAAACTTTTCGAATATATTGGTTCGGACGAACGATTCTCTGAGAAATTTAACCGGGCAATGTCGGAAGCTTCCACGTTGACCATGAAGAAGGTTTTAGAAGTTTACAGAGGATTCGAAGATGTACACACTTTGGTGGATGTGGGAGGAGGAATTGGAACTGTTATAAGTCTAGTGATTTCCAAGTATCCTCATATTAAAGGCATCAATTTCGATCTAGCCTCAGTTGTAGCCCGTGCTCCTCTATATCCAG gAGTGGAGCATGTTTCAGGAGACATGTTTATAGAAATTCCAAAAGGGGATGCTATTTTCATGAAA TGGATACTACATGATTGGAATGACGAAGACTGtgtaaaaattctaaaaaattgtTGGAGAAGTCTTCCCGAAAAAGGAAAGGTGATAATAGTCGACATGATTACACCTCTAGAACCAAAGGCAAACGACTTTTCTTCTAACGTTGTGCTCGCGAAGGACATGGTGATGTTAACGCAATTATCGGGTGGTAAGGAGAAGTCTCTTTCCCAGTTCGAGACGTTGGCCTCTGATTCGGGTTTTCCTCGTTGTGAAAtccagtgtttttaa